A region of Granulicella aggregans DNA encodes the following proteins:
- a CDS encoding energy transducer TonB: MANTLQPLPEQLKPAAVAAKRAASASSRQFKDFGLLDAGKQSKASTATAIVINVLIVALVIVLSVTAKKTLDARREETMLIMPVVKPLPPPEPKILHEPPPPTPPVVKVDPPKIKLPDVKPIEAPKPAEVKMTQPAPVVTPAAPKKVVAPPAPVVVSLAHPMAASVVNNSPHPTAVALGSANNPIAPSNRPAVSAINLGQKGLAGMPASNTGGGPAATAVNLGSGSPGGQQMTGNGVRPVQGVKLGVAGGTGPMNSTGHTAGQVNLGQVQQVSLPKPGAAAAPGVPQNTPKVIYKPKPVYTAEATALHINGVVQVRIRVSATGAVTVLQITRPLGHGLDQSAEHAAQAMRFQPAVDANGHPVDWEGNVTVTFQSESNG, translated from the coding sequence ATGGCCAATACGCTGCAACCACTCCCCGAACAGCTCAAGCCAGCGGCCGTCGCCGCGAAACGTGCAGCATCCGCCTCCAGTCGTCAGTTCAAAGACTTTGGCCTGCTCGACGCCGGCAAGCAGAGCAAGGCTTCGACCGCCACGGCCATCGTCATCAACGTGCTGATAGTCGCCCTTGTCATCGTTCTGAGCGTCACCGCCAAGAAGACCCTCGACGCCCGGCGCGAAGAGACGATGCTGATCATGCCCGTCGTCAAGCCCCTGCCGCCGCCGGAACCAAAGATCCTGCACGAGCCACCGCCGCCCACGCCGCCTGTCGTCAAGGTCGATCCCCCCAAGATCAAGCTGCCCGATGTAAAGCCGATCGAGGCACCCAAGCCTGCTGAAGTGAAGATGACCCAGCCTGCCCCGGTCGTCACGCCTGCCGCACCCAAGAAAGTGGTCGCCCCCCCGGCGCCCGTCGTCGTCAGCCTTGCGCATCCGATGGCCGCCTCGGTAGTCAACAACTCGCCTCACCCGACAGCAGTGGCCCTGGGTAGCGCCAACAATCCCATCGCCCCCTCGAACCGCCCTGCGGTTTCTGCCATCAACCTCGGCCAGAAGGGCCTGGCCGGCATGCCCGCCTCGAACACTGGCGGCGGCCCCGCTGCGACTGCTGTCAACCTCGGCTCCGGAAGCCCCGGCGGTCAGCAGATGACCGGCAACGGCGTCCGTCCCGTGCAGGGCGTGAAGCTCGGCGTAGCTGGCGGTACTGGCCCCATGAACTCGACCGGCCATACCGCCGGTCAGGTCAATCTTGGACAAGTCCAGCAGGTTTCGCTGCCTAAGCCTGGTGCCGCGGCTGCACCCGGCGTTCCCCAGAACACGCCTAAGGTCATCTACAAGCCGAAGCCCGTATACACCGCTGAGGCCACCGCGTTACACATCAACGGCGTTGTTCAGGTGCGCATCCGCGTCTCTGCCACCGGTGCTGTCACCGTCCTCCAGATCACTCGCCCACTTGGCCACGGTCTCGACCAGTCGGCGGAACACGCCGCCCAGGCCATGCGCTTCCAGCCCGCGGTCGATGCCAACGGTCACCCTGTCGACTGGGAAGGAAACGTCACCGTGACGTTCCAGTCTGAATCGAACGGCTGA
- a CDS encoding amidohydrolase has protein sequence MSALVDKQESNLLATYKSLHAAPELSHHEEKTSALLAGELRAAGYEVTEHVGVYADGSKAFGVVAILKNGAGPTLLVRADMDALPVTEKTGLPYASSVRAKNPAGQDVGVMHACGHDIHVTTMIGVARLMVEEKAKWHGTLMLIGQPSEETIDGAQAMLADHLYERFGTPDMAIALHDSNLAVGTLAIVPGYAMASSTGMDVLMRGVGAHASQPQSGKDPIVMSAEFIVALQTIVSRSTPPRSPAVLTVGDIHGGTKRNIIPDEVKMELNFRAYDESVRQTIIAGIERTAKGIAIAAGVPEDRMPILTMQEYTPSMYNDPALSARLVALFQQKLGKESIVEDDPKMGSEDFGVFGLDHKIPAVIFWLGAYDPAKVAESKASGKPLPSPHSPLFAPVPEPTIRMGVTAMTDAAIALLQ, from the coding sequence GTGTCGGCTTTGGTCGACAAACAGGAGTCAAATCTGCTGGCGACTTATAAGTCGCTGCACGCTGCGCCGGAGCTATCGCACCACGAGGAGAAGACCTCTGCCCTGCTCGCCGGCGAGCTTCGAGCGGCGGGTTACGAGGTGACCGAGCATGTGGGGGTCTATGCGGACGGCTCGAAGGCGTTCGGAGTGGTGGCGATCCTGAAGAACGGAGCTGGGCCGACGCTGTTGGTACGGGCGGATATGGACGCTCTGCCGGTGACGGAGAAGACTGGGCTGCCGTATGCGAGCTCGGTGCGGGCGAAGAATCCGGCGGGACAGGATGTTGGAGTGATGCACGCCTGCGGGCACGATATCCATGTGACGACGATGATCGGCGTGGCGCGCCTGATGGTGGAGGAGAAGGCGAAGTGGCATGGGACGCTGATGCTGATCGGCCAGCCGAGCGAGGAGACGATCGACGGCGCTCAAGCTATGCTCGCCGACCACCTTTATGAGCGCTTTGGAACACCGGACATGGCGATTGCGCTGCATGACAGCAACTTGGCCGTTGGGACGCTTGCGATCGTTCCCGGCTATGCGATGGCGAGTTCCACTGGCATGGATGTCCTCATGCGCGGGGTGGGAGCGCATGCATCGCAGCCTCAGAGTGGCAAAGATCCGATCGTGATGTCGGCCGAGTTCATTGTGGCGCTGCAGACGATCGTGAGCCGGTCTACGCCGCCTCGGTCACCAGCCGTATTGACGGTTGGCGATATCCACGGCGGGACGAAGCGCAATATCATTCCCGATGAAGTGAAGATGGAACTGAACTTCCGTGCCTACGACGAGAGCGTCCGCCAGACGATCATTGCCGGAATCGAGCGCACAGCCAAGGGAATCGCGATTGCCGCGGGTGTTCCCGAGGATCGTATGCCCATTCTCACGATGCAGGAGTACACGCCTTCGATGTACAACGATCCCGCCCTATCAGCGCGGCTGGTCGCGTTGTTTCAACAGAAGCTTGGCAAGGAATCGATCGTCGAAGACGATCCGAAGATGGGAAGTGAAGACTTCGGCGTGTTTGGACTCGATCACAAGATTCCTGCGGTCATCTTCTGGCTGGGAGCTTACGATCCGGCGAAGGTGGCGGAGAGCAAGGCATCGGGGAAGCCGCTGCCTTCGCCGCACTCTCCTTTGTTTGCGCCGGTGCCGGAGCCGACGATTCGCATGGGCGTAACGGCGATGACGGATGCTGCGATCGCGCTGCTGCAGTGA
- a CDS encoding MFS transporter small subunit gives MTEVKKSSPVLIAAAWVIVVLPTLWGLNYTVQNALKIFTKPAPAATAPAK, from the coding sequence ATGACCGAAGTAAAAAAGTCCTCGCCCGTATTAATCGCCGCCGCCTGGGTGATCGTCGTGCTTCCCACTCTGTGGGGGCTCAACTACACCGTGCAGAACGCGCTGAAGATCTTCACCAAACCAGCACCAGCTGCAACCGCGCCAGCAAAGTAG
- a CDS encoding L-lactate MFS transporter produces MSLGFLDRDHSIAPAGYSRWLVPPAALAIHLSIGQVYSFSVFKNPLLALHGADGSAWNLKEIGYIFSIAIAFLGISAALFGAWLEKAGPRKAMFYAALCFSVGFFIASAGASTHNLALIYLGYGVIGGIGLGLGYISPVSTLIKWFPDRPGLATGLAIMGFGGGAMIGGPLANQLMAHFKAAGQPSIPYTFITMGAIYFVFMMFGVFTIRVPAKDWKPEGWTAPVKQSALISKHNVAVAQAWKTPQFFLLWIILFTNVTAGIGILEQAAPMIQDLFKGVITPTAAVGFVGLLSIFNMAGRFIWASCSDILGRKVTYFVFFTLGTVLYFVLPLTRLDHLNSVTLFVLISAVVISMYGGGFATIPAYLKDLFGGYNVSAIHGRLLTAWSTAGIVGPLIVNGILDHYVANKLPKQDAYPLILHIMSGLLVVGFIANLFVKPVSEKYWLKDSETLTPVGAAH; encoded by the coding sequence ATGTCCCTGGGCTTTCTCGATCGTGATCATTCCATCGCACCAGCCGGCTACAGCCGCTGGCTTGTTCCTCCCGCAGCTCTCGCCATCCATCTTTCGATCGGTCAGGTCTACTCCTTCTCTGTCTTTAAGAATCCCCTCCTCGCTCTGCATGGTGCGGACGGATCCGCGTGGAACCTCAAGGAGATCGGCTACATCTTCTCCATCGCCATCGCCTTCCTAGGCATCTCAGCCGCGCTCTTCGGCGCATGGCTGGAGAAGGCCGGCCCACGCAAGGCCATGTTCTACGCGGCGCTCTGCTTCAGCGTCGGCTTCTTCATCGCCTCAGCCGGAGCCAGCACCCACAATCTCGCTCTCATCTACCTTGGCTACGGAGTCATCGGCGGCATCGGCCTCGGCCTGGGATACATCTCTCCCGTCTCGACCCTCATCAAGTGGTTCCCCGATCGCCCCGGCCTCGCAACCGGCCTCGCCATTATGGGCTTCGGCGGCGGAGCGATGATCGGTGGCCCGCTCGCCAACCAGTTGATGGCCCACTTCAAGGCAGCCGGACAGCCCTCCATTCCGTACACCTTCATCACCATGGGGGCGATCTACTTCGTCTTCATGATGTTTGGCGTCTTCACCATCCGCGTCCCCGCCAAGGACTGGAAGCCCGAAGGCTGGACCGCTCCGGTCAAACAATCCGCCCTCATCTCGAAGCACAATGTCGCCGTCGCACAAGCATGGAAGACGCCGCAGTTCTTTCTACTCTGGATCATCCTCTTCACCAACGTCACCGCAGGCATCGGCATCCTCGAGCAGGCTGCCCCGATGATCCAGGATCTCTTCAAAGGCGTCATCACCCCCACTGCGGCGGTAGGATTCGTCGGCCTTCTCAGCATCTTCAACATGGCTGGCCGATTCATCTGGGCCTCCTGCTCGGACATCCTCGGGCGCAAGGTGACCTACTTCGTCTTCTTCACGCTGGGTACGGTCCTCTACTTCGTTCTTCCGCTTACACGACTCGACCACTTGAACTCGGTGACTCTCTTTGTCCTGATCTCCGCGGTCGTGATCTCGATGTACGGTGGCGGCTTCGCCACCATCCCCGCCTACCTGAAGGACCTCTTCGGGGGCTATAACGTCTCGGCGATCCATGGCCGCCTGCTCACCGCATGGTCGACCGCCGGCATCGTAGGTCCGCTCATCGTGAACGGCATCCTCGACCACTACGTCGCCAACAAGCTGCCCAAGCAGGACGCCTACCCGCTCATCCTGCACATCATGTCCGGCCTGCTTGTCGTTGGCTTCATTGCGAACCTCTTTGTGAAGCCGGTCAGCGAGAAGTACTGGCTGAAAGATTCGGAGACCCTCACGCCGGTAGGCGCAGCCCACTAA
- the acs gene encoding acetate--CoA ligase, producing MAGQTLETQNSNLSSTLRENRVFPPPAEFAAKAHIGSLVEYEALYKKSVEEPDAFWADAASELEWFAPWSQVLDGTGPDAKWFVDGKINLCHNCVDRHALGANRDKVAILWEGEPGEIRRITYGELHEQVQRFANVLKAQGVKKGDRVAIYMGMSPELATALLSCARIGAVHSVIFGGFAAHALVDRINDSECVAVLTQDGSYRRGSEIKLKAIVDEALTKCPSVKSVLVYQRTKSPIDMQEGRDIWLHEAVESVAAECPCEWMDAEDPLYILYTSGTTGKPKGLVHTTGGYAVGTYLTSKYVFDLRGDDVYWCTADIGWVTGHSYVVYGPMQNGVTVLMYEGAPNFPENDRFWKIIDEHKVTVFYTAPTAIRAFIKWGNEWIEKYDLGSLRLLGTVGEPINPEAWMWYHRMVGKERCPIADTWWQTETGAIMIAPIPGAVATKPGSATRPFFGIVPEIVTKEGDPVPDGQGGLLVISKPWPSRARTIYGDPERYQQAYFSEVPGKYFTGDGARRDEDGYFWLMGRVDDVINVSGHRLGTMEIESALVAHTKVAEAAVVGRPDEMKGQAIAAFVTLEHGYEASDALRQELRQWVAKEIGALARPDDLRFTDALPKTRSGKIMRRLLRELATTGEVKGDTTTLEDFAVVARLREQDEA from the coding sequence ATGGCTGGGCAGACTCTTGAGACACAGAACTCCAATCTAAGCTCGACCCTTCGCGAGAACCGGGTCTTCCCTCCCCCGGCCGAGTTTGCGGCGAAGGCTCATATCGGCAGCCTTGTAGAGTATGAGGCTCTGTACAAGAAGAGCGTCGAGGAACCCGACGCGTTCTGGGCGGATGCGGCGTCGGAGCTTGAGTGGTTTGCTCCGTGGTCGCAGGTGCTGGATGGCACTGGGCCGGATGCGAAGTGGTTCGTCGATGGCAAGATCAATCTCTGCCATAACTGCGTGGACCGACATGCTCTTGGCGCGAACCGGGACAAGGTCGCCATCTTGTGGGAGGGCGAACCCGGTGAGATTCGGCGGATTACCTACGGCGAGTTGCATGAACAGGTGCAGCGGTTCGCAAATGTGCTGAAGGCGCAGGGCGTGAAGAAAGGCGACCGCGTCGCAATCTACATGGGCATGTCGCCGGAGTTGGCGACCGCTCTGCTGTCCTGCGCGCGCATCGGTGCGGTGCATTCGGTGATCTTTGGCGGATTCGCCGCGCATGCGCTGGTAGACCGCATCAACGATTCCGAGTGCGTTGCGGTGTTGACGCAGGATGGAAGCTATCGCCGCGGCAGCGAGATCAAGCTGAAGGCGATCGTGGATGAGGCGCTGACGAAGTGCCCGTCGGTGAAGAGCGTCCTCGTGTATCAGCGGACAAAGTCTCCTATCGACATGCAGGAAGGGCGCGACATCTGGCTGCACGAGGCGGTGGAGTCCGTTGCGGCAGAGTGTCCTTGCGAGTGGATGGACGCGGAAGACCCGCTGTACATCCTTTACACTTCGGGGACGACCGGCAAACCCAAGGGGCTGGTGCATACGACCGGTGGATATGCGGTTGGAACATACCTCACCAGCAAGTACGTCTTCGATCTGCGGGGCGACGACGTCTACTGGTGCACGGCCGATATCGGTTGGGTGACCGGGCACTCGTACGTGGTGTACGGGCCGATGCAGAACGGTGTGACCGTGCTGATGTACGAGGGTGCTCCAAACTTCCCGGAGAACGACCGGTTCTGGAAGATCATCGACGAGCACAAGGTGACGGTCTTCTATACCGCGCCGACGGCGATCCGGGCGTTCATCAAGTGGGGCAATGAGTGGATAGAGAAGTACGATCTGGGATCGCTGCGGCTGCTGGGAACTGTCGGCGAGCCGATCAATCCCGAGGCGTGGATGTGGTATCACCGCATGGTGGGTAAGGAGCGGTGCCCGATCGCCGATACGTGGTGGCAGACGGAGACGGGCGCGATCATGATCGCTCCGATTCCGGGAGCAGTCGCGACGAAGCCTGGATCGGCGACGCGGCCATTCTTTGGAATTGTGCCGGAGATTGTCACAAAAGAGGGAGATCCGGTACCGGATGGGCAGGGCGGGCTGCTGGTGATCTCGAAGCCGTGGCCCTCGAGGGCGCGGACAATCTATGGCGACCCGGAGCGGTATCAGCAGGCTTACTTCAGCGAGGTGCCCGGTAAGTACTTTACTGGCGACGGCGCGCGGCGCGATGAGGATGGCTACTTCTGGCTGATGGGCCGGGTAGACGACGTTATCAACGTGAGCGGGCACCGGCTGGGCACGATGGAGATCGAGTCGGCTCTGGTGGCGCATACGAAGGTTGCCGAGGCGGCGGTGGTAGGGCGTCCCGACGAGATGAAGGGGCAGGCGATCGCAGCGTTCGTCACGCTGGAGCATGGCTACGAGGCGAGCGACGCTCTACGGCAGGAGCTGCGGCAGTGGGTGGCGAAGGAGATTGGAGCGCTGGCCCGACCGGACGATCTGCGGTTCACCGATGCCTTGCCGAAGACCCGGAGTGGAAAGATTATGCGGCGGCTGCTGAGGGAGCTGGCTACGACGGGTGAGGTGAAGGGCGATACGACGACGCTCGAAGACTTCGCTGTGGTGGCTCGACTAAGGGAGCAGGACGAGGCCTAG